The genomic DNA GTCTGGCAAGTCGGCAACATTCGTCCCGGTGTCGCCAGCCCGATCGCGGATGGTGAGAATCTCTACGTCATCAACAGCAGCGGCGTGATGGTCGGTGCGACTCTGAAGGATGGTCAGCGTCTCTGGCAAACTCGTCTTGGTGGGAAGTTCAGTGCAAGTCCGGTGATGGCTGGCGGGAAACTGGTCGCCCTCAATGAAGATGGGACCGCACTCGTGATTGATCCCAACAACAAGGGAGAGGTCATCTCAAAACTTGATCTGAACGAAACCACGCTCGGAACACCTTCCGTCGGAACAGATGGTCTCTACTTCCGTAGCGATCGGCACCTGTACAAGATCACGGTCGACTGATTTTCCTATCTTGTGAAACCGGAGGGACAAGCTGCAGCTGTTGAACACGGCATTGAAAGCCAGCTTGTTCATACAGTTTTAATGCTGCGGAATTTCCTGCCATGACATCGACAACGATCCGTTCGACGTTGTAATCACGCAGCCATTGCAAAGCCTGTTTCACAAACGAACTTCCCAGTCCCTGTTGGCGAGATTCTTCTTCAACATAAAGTGAAGCGATTTCTCCGACACCTTCGGGAGTGATGGTCGTCGCACAAAATCCTCTCGAACGATCTCCCTGCCTGGCGATTTCAATCAGAATCGCTCCCGACTCGGCGATCTCTTTGAATCCTGATTGACGCTCCTGGAAACTGCCCAGCTGAAGGCCATCTCGCCAGATGGGAAACTGGTCGATGTGAAAATCTTTCAGCTTCAACCACATCGTCTCAATCGAATCGAGAAGTTCGATGCCCCCACTGATGAAATGGATTTCTTCTTCAGATTCCGAGTTCATGTCGTCATCCGTCTATCTGCTGGCAACCTGTTGCTCTGCATTTGTGATTCGATTTGCTCGACTGCGGAGAGCAGGAAGATATTCACCTGTCGTTGAATTTCTCTATCGGTCTGAGCATGTTGCTTCAGCCCCAAAAATTCCTCGTGCAGCGAAACCATCTCGTATCCCCGTTTATGAAAATGAACCAGATACGGTTTCGTGATCCCATTCGGACACAACCGGTCAATAATGCTTCTCTTTTTGTGTTGCCGATCAGGAACCCAGTGAGTTTGAACCTTCGGAGGCAATGCGGGGAGGACATTATTCAGGATGAAAGGTTCCCATTGGTGTCGGGATGTGCAGACGAAAAAAAGATTCGCCGGGTTCGCCATGTAAAACTTCCGCCGCTCTCTCCAGTCCTTGAACATCAAAAAGCAAATCACCGGTGAAAACAACACGACCACGCCGACGAAAATCGGAGAGAGCAAGATAATCCAGATGAGAGATTTACCACGAGGCATGGGGGTCTTCGACTGTGAGTTCAAATAAGCTTCGGCTCATTCTATCATGTGAAGTTCCCATCGGAAGATGCTTTGCTGTTGAAGTTGAGAGGCAACTCCGTTGACTCTCGACTGCTGTTCAGGAATCATCATTCTCGCGAACCTTCTTACACTTGTGTTGTCTGCTGTTTGGCAAGTCCTGGCTTTCTCTTCATGATCTGATCTGAAACTGTGTCAGCGAACTCAAAAAATGAACTTTGGTCGCTGACCAAAGGCCATCGTCTCCGCTATTCCGCTGCCATTCTCTCGATGGCTGTCGGAACCGTTTTCTTATTGCTGGTCCCGTATTTATTCAAACAAGCCCTCGATGGCCTCGCTGAAGAAGGTGCCAGCGTTACCGGGACACTTGTCCCGATTGCTTTGTTAGTGGTCCTCCTGAATGTGCTCAACGGTTTTTTCACGTTCGTCCGTGGGAAATGGGCTGCCGAAGCGAGTGAAGGAATCGTTCAACGGTTACGGCACCAACTCTATGCCCACATGGAAAAGTTGCCCAGCCAATTCTTTGATCGCAGCGACACCGGTGACATCGTTCAGCGATGTTCATCAGATGTGGAAACCGTACGGGTTTTCATGGCTGCTCAGATCGTGGAAATCGCCCGAGTCAGCCTGTTTCTGGTCGTCGGGATTCCGCTGATGTTCATGCAGGATGTTCGCATGAGCCTCATTTCGCTGGCGTCGTTTCCGATCCTGATTTTCTTCGCGTATTTCTTCTATCAACGAATTCGTAAAATTTTTGAAGATGTCGATGAGAAGGAAGGACAGCTGACCACAGTTCTTCAAGAGAACCTGACTGGAATCCGCGTGGTCCGGGCGTTTGCTCGACAGGACTACGAAATCGAGAAGTTCTCGAAGGCGAATCAGGCGTTTCGTGATCTTGAAATGAAACTGTTTCGCTCGCTGGCAATCTTCTGGTCAGTTTCCGATTTGATTGTCCTGCTTCAATTGGGAGTCGTACTGATTTCCGGTGGATATTTTGTCGCTCAGGGAGAGTTCACGCTCGGTAGCTGGATCTTCTTCTGGTGGATGGTCCAAACGATCATCTGGCCGGTTCGGCAAATTGGTCGTGTGGTCGCTGATGCCAGCCGGGCTGTCGTAGCGATTGGGCGTATCAACGAAATTCTGGATGAGACCGAAGAAAGTGTCGAACCGAAACCAGATTCCCCAGTAAACGGGACGATCGAAATCCGCAATCTCAGCTTCTCTTATAACGACTCAGACTCTGTGCTGCACGATCTTTCCCTGACCATTCAGCCGGGCGAAACCGTTGCAATTTTAGGCCCCCCTGGAGCGGGAAAGTCGACGATTATTCGACTCCTGCTGCGACTGTACGACTACGCAGAAGGCTCCATCAAAGTCGGTGGACAAGAACTGAATTCTATCAACCGGAAAGTGATCCGCGATTCCTTTGGTGTCGTCCTGCAGGATCCCTTTTTGTATTCCAAAACAGTTCGTGAAAACGTCATTCTTGGACGCAGAAATGCCGCCCATCAGGAAGTGGAAGAATGTGCTCGCGCTGCCGATATTCATGGGAATATTGTCGACTTTGAAGATGGTTACGAAACCGTCATTGGAGAACGCGGAGTCACACTCTCAGGCGGCCAGCGACAACGATTGGCGATTGCACGTGCATTGCTCAAAAAACCGCCATTTCTCGTTCTCGATGACAGCCTGAGTGCCGTCGACACCAAAACTGAAGCCCACATCCTGCGATCACTCGCTGAGCGCCGCGGCAAGCAAACAACCATTCTGATTGCCCATCGCCTCTCTTCCACCCGGCTTGCCGATCGGATTTTCATGCTGGATCACGGAAGAATTTCACAAGTCGGAACCCATCAAGAGTTAATCGCCATCGACGGACCTTATCAGCGATTGTGGGCGATTCAGGGAATGCTGGAAACAGAAATTGAGAGTGCTTTGTCTGGAGAATCAACGTGAGTGGCGACGGTTGGATCGATGAGGATGACCTCAAAGAAACCAAGCTGGATCTTCGTTTGTGGAAAACGTTGATCCGGTACACGCTGCACTATCGCCGTACTTCAATTGTATTCGTGTTTGTCGCGTTCACCCTTGCTGCCAGCGATTTAGGTTTTCCATTACTGACCGGACTATTGATTCAGGATATCGAAGCCGATCCAAAAAACCTGAACTTCCCGTTCTACATCGGAATGTTTGCTTTCCTTTCGGTCTCGCTGAGCGCCTCGATTTGTGCTTTCGTCGTTTGTGCGGGAAAGATTCGGACGAGTGTCTCACATGACATTCGCCGAGATGCCTTTCAGCAACTGCAACGTCTTTCGTTCAGCTACTTCGACACTCGGCCCACAGGTTGGTTGATGGCGCGACTGACGTCCGACTGTCAGCGGCTCTCGGTGATTCTTGCCTGGGGAGTCATGGACTTCATCTGGGGAACGACCCTCATGACGAGCATCAGCGTCGTGATGGTCATCATTAACTGGAAAATCGCATTGGCGATCTTCTCTGTCATCCCGATACTGTTTCTTGTCAGCTTGCATTTCAAAAAGAAAATCCTCCGAACTTCACGATTGGTCCGCAAAACAAACTCCCGTATCACCGGCGTTTACAATGAGGGGATCATGGGCGTGCAAACGTCCAAAATTTTCGTCCGTGAGGAGGAAAACCTGCGAGACTTTGACCTGCTCACCGAAGAAATGTTTCAATATTCGGTACGCAACGCGATGCTCTCAGCTGTCTACTTGCCATTAGTACTGACGCTAGGAAGTGTGGCCATCGCAGCAGCGCTCGTTGTCGGAGGTCATCAGGCGATCCTGGGGAACATCGCGATTGGCGAGATGATTATGTTTATGTATTTCGCCCAACTCTTCTTCACGCCAGCTCAGGAAATCTCAGCCTGGTTTGCAGAACTACAAATGGCTCAGGCGTCCGCCGAACGAGTCCTCAGCTTGATTGAATCTGTCCCGGATGTAAAAAACACAGAGGCTGTCGCCAGGCGAATTGAGCAACTTGGATCTGACGGACATCCAACGAGCATTGGAAAAATCGAATTTCGCGATGTCAGCTTTGCATATCAAACTGGTCCTCAAATCATTCGAAACTTCTCATTGACAGTCGAACCGGGTGAGACGATCGCCCTCGTAGGAGCCACCGGCGGCGGGAAATCGACGATGGTGAATCTGCTGTGCCGATTCTACGAACCGACTGGAGGCCAGATTCTGATCGACGATGTCGACTACACCGATCGCAGCCTGGAAGGATTCCAATCGCAACTTGGAATCGTCCTGCAGCAACCGCATCTCTTCAGTGGAACAATCGCTGAGAACATTCGTTACGGAAAGCTCTCTGCGAGCGATGCTGAAGTTGAAGAAGCTGCCCGTTTTGCAGGAGCGCATGAGTTCATTTCTGTACTGGAAGATGGATACCAGACCCCCGTTGGTGAAGGAGGAAACCAGCTCAGCCTGGGACAGAAACAGTTGGTTTCGTTTGCACGAACAGTCCTGAAGCGACCACAACTCCTCGTGATGGATGAAGCGACATCATCGATTGACACCGAAACCGAACAGCTCATCCAGAACAGCCTCAAGCGTATCCTGAAAGAGCGAACAAGTTTCGTCATTGCACATCGCCTCTCAACGATTCAAGCCGCCGACCGAATCTTGGTCATCAATAACGGCGAAATCGTAGAGCAAGGCTCGCACCAGGAACTCCTCAAAACACGCGGTCACTACTTTGAACTCTACAAAGCACAAGCGATCCGCGATTTGAATTGAGTTCAACTCGCGTCGCGAAGTCGCAGCGATGGAGTCTCGATTGTCACGACGGTGTTCGGTGGAACAGATTTCGTCATCCAGACACTGGCACCGATCACAGAATCGGTGCCGATCACTGTTTCACCACCGAGAATTGTGGCGTTGGCGTAAATGACGACGCCATCTTCAATTGTCGGATGACGTTTCGTACCGCGAACGAGATTCCCGTCGTTGTCTTTCTGGAAGCTGAGAGCTCCCAAGGTGACTCCCTGATAAATCTTGACCCCGGTCCCAATGACGCAGGTCTCACCGATGACCACGCCAGTACCGTGGTCGATGAAAAACGATGGGCCGATCGTTGCTCCCGGATGGATGTCGATCCCTGTTTGGCTATGCGACCACTCCGACATAATCCGTGGAATGAGCGGCATTTCCTGTCGGTAGAGTTGATTTGCAATACGATGAACAGTCATCGCTTCCAACCCGGGATAACAGAAGATGATCTCATCAAGTCCACTTGCAGCCGGGTCACCTTCATAAGCAGCTGCCACATCGGTTGCGAGAATCTGCCTCATCGCGGGTAGCGATTCCAGAAACTCGATGGCGGCCTGCTGACCGCGGGCTTCGAAGTCCATCAGGTGCCGCCGGTCACAATCGACTCCGTATTTTAAGTCGTACTCGTACCTTAAGGCACGGGCGAACTGCTGCGTCAGTTTGTCGTGAAGTCCATCGATGAGGTCTCCAACGAAGTATGTCACGTTCCCCATATGGAGATTTTGACGACGACGATACCCCGGATAAAGAATCTCTTTCAGATCCTTCAGGATATCCACAATCACAGCGGAACTCGGCAGAGGACAATGCCCCAGATGATTGATGTTTCCGATGTCTTTATAGCTATCAACAATTCGATCAGTGAGCGAATTCAGTTGCTCTTTTAAGCGAAAATCAGCTGCCATGACTGGACCTTGGTCTCTTTAAAAACGAATCCCACAAAAGAACAGCAAATGTGGATAAATAGCAAATCCCCGGCCTTACGCCGGTCAGAGACAGATGCAGCAGTTATCAGAGAATCCGGTGTCACACAAATATGCACCACAAGCACCTGTGCCACAAAACTCAGTACGGTCCCCAAGTTCAAGAGCAACAGGTATTGCCGCACCGGGTTTCATCGCACCAGATTTCATCGCATTTGTTCGCGAGTGATTCATTCGTTTCGATTCCATCTCGACGTCTCCCACATTTAAACGTCGTCCCGAAATTGTACGACCGCGAGAATCCGACAATCAAGTAACGCTTGCGAAATCGTCACAGAATCACAAGTGAGACATCCTTAACTTGTTGTCGTCATCGGTGAATCGGCGGGAAAACACCTAAAGGTTGAGCATTTCTCATAACCGGCAGAAGTTGCATCATTGCAGCAACAACCAAATCGATACCGATTCGCTCTCTTCTCTATTTTCCGGACACTTGGGGGAGAATCAAGTTCGTGATTCTTTGAAGAGAGGCCGATTTCTATTTTAGCGGCATTTTCTGCCGCTCACCTGATCTCTTTTTTTGATGTGAACCGCGCAACCTCTGATTTCATCGACAACTCTATCGTCCCCCATGTTTCCTCAAGAACAATCCCATAACGATTACTGGTCTACGGCTCGCGAGCCGTGGCCGTCGTTGTTGTTCATATTGCCATTCCTGATTGTGTACGAAGTGGGGGCAATCGCTCACGCACACGTTCCCGCCAGTCGAAACGGTGCGGACTTATGGATTCGTCACTTCGGAATGGAAACAGGAGTCGCTGTCGAATGGATGTTCCCGCTGCTGGCACCGATTCTCTTGCTGATCTGGCAATTCGCAGCCCGGCGCCCCTGGAACTGGAATCTCGAAACTCTCTCCGGGATGTTCGCTGAAAGCTTGATGTTCGCAATGACTCTCGTCGTGATCGGCCAGGT from Thalassoglobus polymorphus includes the following:
- a CDS encoding GNAT family N-acetyltransferase, giving the protein MNSESEEEIHFISGGIELLDSIETMWLKLKDFHIDQFPIWRDGLQLGSFQERQSGFKEIAESGAILIEIARQGDRSRGFCATTITPEGVGEIASLYVEEESRQQGLGSSFVKQALQWLRDYNVERIVVDVMAGNSAALKLYEQAGFQCRVQQLQLVPPVSQDRKISRP
- a CDS encoding ABC transporter ATP-binding protein, coding for MSANSKNELWSLTKGHRLRYSAAILSMAVGTVFLLLVPYLFKQALDGLAEEGASVTGTLVPIALLVVLLNVLNGFFTFVRGKWAAEASEGIVQRLRHQLYAHMEKLPSQFFDRSDTGDIVQRCSSDVETVRVFMAAQIVEIARVSLFLVVGIPLMFMQDVRMSLISLASFPILIFFAYFFYQRIRKIFEDVDEKEGQLTTVLQENLTGIRVVRAFARQDYEIEKFSKANQAFRDLEMKLFRSLAIFWSVSDLIVLLQLGVVLISGGYFVAQGEFTLGSWIFFWWMVQTIIWPVRQIGRVVADASRAVVAIGRINEILDETEESVEPKPDSPVNGTIEIRNLSFSYNDSDSVLHDLSLTIQPGETVAILGPPGAGKSTIIRLLLRLYDYAEGSIKVGGQELNSINRKVIRDSFGVVLQDPFLYSKTVRENVILGRRNAAHQEVEECARAADIHGNIVDFEDGYETVIGERGVTLSGGQRQRLAIARALLKKPPFLVLDDSLSAVDTKTEAHILRSLAERRGKQTTILIAHRLSSTRLADRIFMLDHGRISQVGTHQELIAIDGPYQRLWAIQGMLETEIESALSGEST
- a CDS encoding ABC transporter ATP-binding protein, with product MSGDGWIDEDDLKETKLDLRLWKTLIRYTLHYRRTSIVFVFVAFTLAASDLGFPLLTGLLIQDIEADPKNLNFPFYIGMFAFLSVSLSASICAFVVCAGKIRTSVSHDIRRDAFQQLQRLSFSYFDTRPTGWLMARLTSDCQRLSVILAWGVMDFIWGTTLMTSISVVMVIINWKIALAIFSVIPILFLVSLHFKKKILRTSRLVRKTNSRITGVYNEGIMGVQTSKIFVREEENLRDFDLLTEEMFQYSVRNAMLSAVYLPLVLTLGSVAIAAALVVGGHQAILGNIAIGEMIMFMYFAQLFFTPAQEISAWFAELQMAQASAERVLSLIESVPDVKNTEAVARRIEQLGSDGHPTSIGKIEFRDVSFAYQTGPQIIRNFSLTVEPGETIALVGATGGGKSTMVNLLCRFYEPTGGQILIDDVDYTDRSLEGFQSQLGIVLQQPHLFSGTIAENIRYGKLSASDAEVEEAARFAGAHEFISVLEDGYQTPVGEGGNQLSLGQKQLVSFARTVLKRPQLLVMDEATSSIDTETEQLIQNSLKRILKERTSFVIAHRLSTIQAADRILVINNGEIVEQGSHQELLKTRGHYFELYKAQAIRDLN
- the epsC gene encoding serine O-acetyltransferase EpsC → MAADFRLKEQLNSLTDRIVDSYKDIGNINHLGHCPLPSSAVIVDILKDLKEILYPGYRRRQNLHMGNVTYFVGDLIDGLHDKLTQQFARALRYEYDLKYGVDCDRRHLMDFEARGQQAAIEFLESLPAMRQILATDVAAAYEGDPAASGLDEIIFCYPGLEAMTVHRIANQLYRQEMPLIPRIMSEWSHSQTGIDIHPGATIGPSFFIDHGTGVVIGETCVIGTGVKIYQGVTLGALSFQKDNDGNLVRGTKRHPTIEDGVVIYANATILGGETVIGTDSVIGASVWMTKSVPPNTVVTIETPSLRLRDAS